The genomic region TGGCTGCAACAATTTGTTTATTCAGTTGTGCCATACTCTCTTTTAAACCGAGCAAGGAAGGATAAGTATTCTTCTCAAGCTCAGCGTCATTGCCAGCTCGTTTACCTGATTCATCTTGACTATAGACAACGTCTTTTAAATCATTATGAATTTGATAGGCTAGCCCTAAGTGCTTGGCATAGTTTAATAAGGAAGTAGATGCATTAACAGGCACATCTGCTAACAAACTACCTGCGGAAATTGCATATTCAATTAAAGCACCCGTTTTTTGGACGTGAATATTTTCCAGTTCTTCTAGTGTTAATGTTTTTCTTTCTCCTTCAATGTCATTCATTTGTCCAGACACCATGCCTTTAGGACCGGAAGCAAAAGCTAGGTTCTTTGCTAATTGCACACGTTTTTTATTGGATAGCTCTTCTTGATTCAAAATCAAAGAAAAGGCAGCGGTTAACAATGCATCCCCTGCTAATATAGCGATTCCCTCGTTAAATTTTTTGTGTGTTGTTAATTTACCACGTCGATAATCATCGTTATCCATTGCCGGTAAATCATCGTGAATGAGAGAATAAGTGTGGATCCACTCTAAGGCTGCCGCAACTGGAAAGGCTTCTGTTAAATTTCCCTTTCCAAATTCAACTACAGCCAGAAGTAGCATGGGTCTAAAACGTTTTCCACCCGTAGACAAGGAATATGTCATAGCTTCTTTTAAAGTTAAAGAGTCATCTGCATAGTCATTCACTGCTTCTATTAGATACGTTTCAAAAACAGTCATTTGTTGTGCTAAACTCATCTTATTTTCCATCGTGTCAGCCCTCCTTTTATTCAACTTCTTCAAATGTTTGAACGGACCCATCGGGTGAAATCATTTTAGTTAATGTTTTTTCTGCGTTGTTTAGGGTGTCTTGACAATATTTACTTAATGCCATGCCTTCTTGAAATTGCTCCAATGCATCTTCTAAGGGAACATCTCCCGATTCTAATTTTGTTACAATTGCTTCTAATTTATTCATTGCTTCATCAAATGTTAAATCTTCAATCTTCATTATTTTGCTCCTTGATCTCTTTGACTTGTGTTGTAACTATCCCATCTGCCAGGTGTACAGCTAAAACTTGCCCTGGAGAAACATCTGTTACTGATTTTAAAATTCTATCTTCAAAACTAACATAGGCATAGCCGCGATTCATTATTTTTAAAGGACTTAATAAATCAAGAGAAGCCATTGTATGTGCAAGTTTTTGATTTTTATTTTTTAAGTAATCACGCATCGCAGTTGTTAACGTTTGATCTAAACTTTGCCATTCCTTTTGTAAAGTCATAACTTGGTTGATTGGATTCATACTGTGCAATTGAAGCTCCAATCGGCTATGGGCATGTCTTTCTTTCTCAAATTGTTTACTAAACGCATATTGGATTCTACTTGTATACTGGTCTACTTTCATAAGGTGCCCTTCATAAAGACGCTTAGGTTGTCTAAAAATATAAGACTGCATCATTCTATTTAAAGTTTCCCGACGGACGGCAACTTTATTTCGAATTGCTTGGTATAAGCGTTGCTCTTCTTTATTTATCGTTAGGAGAAGCTCAGTTAAAACTGGCACCGATAGTTCTGCAGCAGCCGTTGGGGTTGCTGCTCTGACATCTGCGGCTAAGTCAGACAAGGTGGTATCTGTTTCATGACCAACCGATGAAATAACTGGAATGGTCATGTCTACGATTTGACGAATAACCGCTTCTTCATTAAAGGACCATAAGTCTTCAATCGATCCACCTCCGCGACCCATAATTACGAGGTCGTAGTCAGCTTTTTCGTTCACACGTTTTAAGTTTGTAACGATACTTTGAACAGAGTCTTTTCCTTGTACAACTGTTGGATATAATTCTATTTGCACGATTGGATAACGCCTGTTAATGGTTGTCATAATGTCTCGAATGACGGCTCCACTTGGGCTCGTTAATACAGCTATTCTTTTAGGATAACGAGGCAACTGCTTTTTAGGTCGCGTAAACAACCCTTCTTTTGATAAACGCTCTCTTAACTCAACATAAGCTTGATAGAGAGCGCCCACACCATCTGGCTCTATATGTTCAATGATAATGTTATAGCTACCACTTGGCTCATAAACATTGATACGGCCGACTAAAAGAACCTTCATGCCATCTTCTAAATTAAATTTCAAGCGACTGAATTCGCGCTTGTACATCACAGCGGAAATAACCGCCTTCTCATCTTTAATATTAAAATATTGATGGTTGGGTCTTTTACGATAGTTTGAGACCTCACCAGTCAAATATACGCGTTCTAAATAAGGATCAGCATCAAATTTTCGTTTAATGTACTTGGTCAATGCTGTAACCGTTAAATATTCTTGTTCAGCCACTTAAACACCTCAATCTTTTTCAACTTTCTGAATGGTTTGCTCGAGTAACATGGTAATCGTCATAGGGCCCACGCCACCTGGTACAGGCGTTACATAACTAGCAATT from Jeotgalibaca dankookensis harbors:
- a CDS encoding polyprenyl synthetase family protein, with the protein product MENKMSLAQQMTVFETYLIEAVNDYADDSLTLKEAMTYSLSTGGKRFRPMLLLAVVEFGKGNLTEAFPVAAALEWIHTYSLIHDDLPAMDNDDYRRGKLTTHKKFNEGIAILAGDALLTAAFSLILNQEELSNKKRVQLAKNLAFASGPKGMVSGQMNDIEGERKTLTLEELENIHVQKTGALIEYAISAGSLLADVPVNASTSLLNYAKHLGLAYQIHNDLKDVVYSQDESGKRAGNDAELEKNTYPSLLGLKESMAQLNKQIVAATNEINQVKKSVDSQLFNMESLETLIKMLDYVRIETEA
- a CDS encoding exodeoxyribonuclease VII small subunit encodes the protein MKIEDLTFDEAMNKLEAIVTKLESGDVPLEDALEQFQEGMALSKYCQDTLNNAEKTLTKMISPDGSVQTFEEVE
- the xseA gene encoding exodeoxyribonuclease VII large subunit; the protein is MAEQEYLTVTALTKYIKRKFDADPYLERVYLTGEVSNYRKRPNHQYFNIKDEKAVISAVMYKREFSRLKFNLEDGMKVLLVGRINVYEPSGSYNIIIEHIEPDGVGALYQAYVELRERLSKEGLFTRPKKQLPRYPKRIAVLTSPSGAVIRDIMTTINRRYPIVQIELYPTVVQGKDSVQSIVTNLKRVNEKADYDLVIMGRGGGSIEDLWSFNEEAVIRQIVDMTIPVISSVGHETDTTLSDLAADVRAATPTAAAELSVPVLTELLLTINKEEQRLYQAIRNKVAVRRETLNRMMQSYIFRQPKRLYEGHLMKVDQYTSRIQYAFSKQFEKERHAHSRLELQLHSMNPINQVMTLQKEWQSLDQTLTTAMRDYLKNKNQKLAHTMASLDLLSPLKIMNRGYAYVSFEDRILKSVTDVSPGQVLAVHLADGIVTTQVKEIKEQNNED